DNA from Aureimonas sp. AU20:
AGAAGTCGAGGAGCGGCTTAGTCCGCCGTCTCGCCGCCTTGGCGCAGCCTGCTGACGAGTTCTTCCAGATCGGCGGCGATGGCCCCGTCGCTCGCCGCCTGCATCCGCCGATAGCGTTCGGTGATCTCAAGCCCGAGCGGGGTCAGCTGCGCCCCGCCATGGCCCGCCCCGCCCCGGTGCATCTCGACCAGCGGGGCGTCGAACGTCGCGTTGAGCTCTTCCACCAGCGTCCAGGCCCGCTTATAGCTCATGCCCATCCGCCGCCCGGCGGCGGCGATCGAACCGGTGGCGCCAATCCCCTCCAGAAGATCGACGCGGCCGGGGCCGAGGATGCGCTTCTCCCCGAAGACGAAGCGCAGCCGGGTGATCGGAGAGGCGTGGCTGGGTTTGGGCTGGGTCGGGTCGTCCATGTCGGTCTCGCGTGGCCTCGCCTTTCCTAGCGAAAAGGCGAACCTGCCGCGAGCCCCGGTAGCCCGTCAGCGATTCTCGACGCGGTAATGCAGCTTCACGATGCCCTTCTCGTCCGCCTCGCAGGAAAGAAGCGTGAGCTTGCGCGAGCCGCGCCAGTCCGGCCGGATGTCGAACAGGCTCGGCGCGTCTGGCCGCCCGTCGGTCAGCGGCAGGACGAACTGGACGATCTCGTCCACCAGCCCAGCATTCAGAACCGAGCCGTTGACCCCGCCGCCGCCTTCGAGAAGCAGGCGCTTGATGCCGAGATCGCGAGCCAGCGTGTCCATCACCTTCGCGAAGTCGATTTCCCCCGCCCCGCCGAAGACATAGGAGACGCCCTGCTTGCGCAGGAAAGCGAGATAATCGTCCGGCACGTCCTCAGCCAGGATCGCGACGAAATGCTCGCCGTCGATCTCGTTGCGCTTCCAGTTCAGCTTGCCGGCGTGGTCGAGCGCGATGGCGAACTGGCCGGCGTCCGGCTTGGCATACCAGTTGGTGCGCTCGATCGGCCCCGTGGCAAGGCCCCGCTCCCACTCGCCGCCCGCATCGAAATCCTCTTCCATCGTGACGCGGCCGACGAGCCAGGCATCGCCCTTCAACTCGTCATGGGCCGATTCGAAAATGTCGGAGGGCGCGTCGATGGCCCAGCCTTCGGTGAGGACGCGTCCGTCCACGGAGGTCATCATCAGGCAGACGATATGAGGCTTCACGGCAGAGCTTTCGCTTGTTGGAGACGAAACGAAAACGCCGGCCCGAAGGCCGGCGTTCCCTGATTCGCGATTGTCGGGGAGCGGTCAGGCCGCCTGCTTGGTCTCGGCGAGCGAGGCCATGTCGATGACGAAGCGATAATGGACGTCGCCCTTCACCGTACGGTCGAAGGCTTCGTTGATCTCGGCGATCTTGATCGTCTCGATATCGCAGGCGATCCCGTGCTCGGCGCAGAAATCGAGCATTTCCTGCGTCTCGGCGATGCCGCCGATCAGCGATCCGATCACGGACTTGCGGCCGAGAATGAGGTTCACGCCGCTGACCGGCGGGTCCAGCGGGCCGATCACGCCGACGATGATATGCGTGCCGTCGCGCTTCAGCGTGGAAATATAGGGGTTGAGGTCGTGCGGCACGGGCACCGTGTCGAGGATGAAGTCGAACGTGCCGGCCGCCGCCTGCATCTGCGCCTCGTCGGTCGACAGGATGACGTTGGTCACGCCGAGCGCGCGCGCCTCGGCCTCCTTGGCGGGCGAGCGGGTGAACAGCGTCACCTCGGCGCCGAGCGCCACGCCGAACTTGATGCCCATGTGGCCGAGACCGCCGAGGCCCACCACGGCGAGCTTGTGTCCCTTGCCGACGCCGGCATGCTTGAGCGGCGAATAGGTGGTGATGCCGGCGCAGAGCAGCGGCGCGGCGGCGGCGAGATCGATGCTCTCGGGCATGCGCAGGACGAACTTGTCTCGCACGATGATCTGGTCGGAATAGCCGCCATAGGTGGTCTGGCCGTCGCGGCGGTCCTTGTCGGCGTAGGTCTGCGTCATGCCGTTTTCGCAATACTGCTCCAGGCCATCGGCGCAGGAGGGGCATTCCTGGCAGGAATCCACCATGCAGCCGACGCCGACCTTGTCGCCGACCTTGTAGCCGGAGACGGCCGAGCCGATTTCGGCCACGCGGCCGACGATCTCATGGCCGGGCACCAGCGGATAGCTCGCCCAGCCCCAGTCGTTGCGGGCCTGATGGATGTCGGAATGGCAGACGCCGCAATGCGTGATCTCGATTCGGACGTCGTCCTCGCGCAGATCGCGGCGCTCGAAGCTCCAGGGCTTCATCGGCGCGCCGGCCTCGGTGCAGGCAAAACCATAGCTCGGTGTCATGCTTCAATCCCTTCAGGCGAATCCGCAAAGCGAAATTGGATCGCGCGCGAGTTATAACGCGCCCGGCCGGCTCGACCAGTCAAAACGCAGGAGGGCTTACGAAACCGCGTCCGGCGACCGACCTGACAGGTGTCTGCAAGCTTGTGGCGGAAATCGTTGTTGTCTAGGGATCGGGCGGCATAATCGGGAGAAGCTCACCCATGATCGTCGTCTTCGGCTCCTTGAACGTGGATCTGGTCTGCCGGGTCGAGTCGATCCCCAAGCCGGGCGAAACGGTGCTCGCGCCGCGCTACGAGCGCATGGCCGGCGGCAAGGGCGCCAACCAAGCGACCGCCGCAGCCCGGGCGGGCGCCGAGACGCTCTTCGTCGGCGCGGTTGGGCGCGACGCTTTCGGCGAGGAAGAGGCGGAAACCCTCAAGAGCGAAGGCATCGACACCTCCGCTCTCGCCCGCGTCTCGGAGGCGACGGGCTGCGCCTTCATTACCGTCGCAAGCGATGGCGAGAACGCCATCACGGTGGCGAGTGGCGCCAACCGGCTGGCCGAGGCATCGCACCTCGCCCCGGTCTGGGCCTCCTCCCCGTCCGCCCTCGTTCTGCAGATGGAACTGCCCTTCGAGGAAACGTTGATCGCGGCGCGCGAGGCGCGCGAGCGCGGCGTGCGGGTTCTCCTGAATCTCGCGCCCGTGCCGGCCGGGGTCGATTCGGCCTCGCTGCGCGCGCTGCTGGCTACGAGCGACGTCCTGATCGTCAACGAACATGAGCTGGCGGAAACGGCTGAGATCCTCTCCGTCACTGGCACGGACGCAGACGACCTCGCCGACCGGCTGGCGGCCGAGACGAAGCTGACGGTTCTGGCGACGCTCGGCGGCGACGGCGCGCTGCTCGCCGGCGGCGACGGCACGACCGAGCGCTTCCGTGCGCCGCGCATCGAGCCCGTGGACACGACGGGCGCGGGCGACACACTCTGCGGCGTCGTGGCCGCCGGGCTCGACGCGGGTCTCTCGCTCGGCCAGGCGACGGAGCGCGCCGTCGCGGCCGCCTCGCTCGCTTGCCTGTCCTTTGGCGCGCGCAGCGCCATGCCGAAGACCGAGGCGATCGACAGCTTCCTGGCGAAGGGCCACGCTTGATGTCCGCACGCCGGCCTCGCATCGCCTTTCTCGGCGAGTGCATGATCGAACTCTACCATCGGCCGGGCGACGAGCCGGGCACGATGCGCCGCACGGTCGGCGGCGACACGCTGAACGCGGCGGTCTATTGCCGCCGCGCGCTGGGCGACACGGGCGCCGCCGAGGTTCACTACGTGACGCGGGTCGGCGACGATCCGTTCGGGCTCGACATTCCCAGCTTTATCGAGAGCGAAGGGGTCGAGGCCGGGCATGTCGAGATCGCCAAGGGCGAGACGACCGGCCTCTACGCCATCAGCCGGGACGAGAAGGGCGAGCGCTCCTTCTCCTATTGGCGCTCCACCTCGGCCGCGCGGCGTTTGTTCGCGCAAGGGCGCGACGAGACGCTGGAGGCCGAACTCGAAGGGTTCGACGGGCTGGTCTATTCCGGCATCTCGCTGGCGATCCTCGCGCCCGAGAGCCGCGAGCGGCTTCTGGCGCTCGCCGGCCGCATGAAGGCCGCCGGCCGCATCGTCGCCTTCGACGGCAATTACCGCCCTCGCCTCTGGGCTTCGAAGGACGAAGCGGCCGAGACGATCGCGCGCGCCCATGCCAATGCCAGTCTCAGCCTGCCCGGCCTTGACGACGAGCAGGCGCTTTATGGCGATGCCGACGCGCGTGGCGCGGTCGGGCGTCTCCTGTCGCTCGGGGCCACCAGCGCGATCGTGAAGTCCGGCGGCGAGCCGGCGCTGCTGGGCGACGCATCGGGCCTGCGCGAGATCGCGGGCGTCAGCGCGCCCGCCATCGTCGACACGACCTCGGCGGGCGACAGTTTCAACGGCGCGACGCTGGCCGCCCTTCTGTCGGGCGGGACGCTGGAGCGGGCGGCGGAGGCGGGCCATCGCATGGCGAGCACCGTGATCGGCGAATATGGCGCCATCGTCTCGCGCGAGACGACCTGGTGGGCCGACGGGCCGTTGGCCACCGCCACGGCCTGACCCAACGAAAAAGGCGCCGGACGGGCCGGCGCCTTTTTCCAATCACTTTGAACGAACGATCTACTCTGCCGCGATCCGGTGCCCGTTGGCCGGCAGGCCGGCCAGGATCTTGTCCAGCGTCATGGGATAGTCGCGCACCCGGACGCCGCAGGCATTGTAGATCGCGTTGGTCACCGCCGCGCCGACGCCGCAGATGGCGAGTTCGCCGATGCCCTTGCCCGCGAGCGGGCTCGCCGCGCGGTCGCGCTCGGGCAGGAGAACCACTTCGAGCTGCGGAATGTCGGCATTCACCGGCACATGATATTCCGCCAGATCGTGGTTCACGAGCAGTCCGCTGCGCACGTCCACGACCAGTTCCTCGGTCAGCGCCGCGCCGATGCCGAAGATCTGCCCGCCATAACATTGCGAGGTGGCGGTCTTCTCGTTGAGGATGCGCCCCGCCGTGCCGACGGTCATCATCCGGCGCACCCGCACCTCGCCTGTCACGGCATTGACTCCGACCTCGCAGAAATGTGCGCCGTAGCTCGCCTGATGGGTGTTCTGCGCGGTCTTGCCCGGCTTGAAATTGCCGGTCATCACGATCGGGCCGTCGGACAGCACCTGCGACAGCGGCGTCTGGCGGTTGCCAGCGATCACCGTCGCATCCTTCAGCGTCATTTCGTCGGGCTTCACGCCGAGCTTCTTGGCCAGCGCCTCCACGATGCCCTCGCAGGCCGTGTAGACCGCCGAGCCCGAGGAATTCGCACCCCAGGAGCCGCCGGAGCCCGGTGCCTGCGGCAGGCGCGAATCGCCGAGCATCACGTCCACATTTTCATGCGGTAGACCCAGCATCTCGGCGGCGATCTGTTGGAGGATCGTGTAGGTGCCGGTGCCGATATCGGTCATATCGGTCTCGACCGTGGCGCGGCCGCTGCCGAGCAGCGTCACGCGGGCCGACGCTTGCTGAAGCTGATTGAGGCGCGAGGCGGCAGCCATGCCCATGCCGATCAGCCATTCGCCCTCGCGGCGCGTGCCGGGCTTGGCGCGGCGCCCCTTCCAGCCGAAGCGGCGAGCGCCCTCGTCCATGCACTCCACCAGCATGCGCGAGGAGAAGGGCAAGCCGTCCTGCGGATCGACCTCCGGCTCGTTGCGCTTGCGGAATTCGACGGGGTCGAGGCCCAGTTGCTCCGCCATCTCGTCCATGGCGTTTTCCAGCGCCAGCATGCCCACGGCCTCGCCCGGCGCGCGCATGGAGGAGGAAAGAAGCAGGTTGAGATTGACCTTGCGGTGGGTGATCTGCCGGTTCTCACCGGCATAAAGGAAGACGGTGGAGATGCCGGCCGGCTCGAAGAATTCGTCGCCTTCCGAATTGCTGGTGATCGTGTCGTGGGCGATGGCCTGGATGCGCCCGCTCTTATCGGTGCCCAGGCGCACGCGCTGGATCGTGTCGGAGCGGCGCGAGGTCGCCTGGTAGACCTGCTGGCGCGTCAACGCGACCTTGACCGGCCGGCCAAGGCGGCGCGAGGCGAGCGCCGCGAAGACGCTCTCGGGTCCGATGCCCAGCTTTCCGCCGAAGCCGCCGCCGATATAGCGGTTCACCATGTGAACCTTCGAGGCCGAGATGCCGAGCGCCTTGGCGAGCTGGGAGACATTGGTCGAGACCAGCTGATAGCAGCCATAAAGCGTCAGCTCGTCGTCCTTCCAGTCGGCGACCGCGGCATGGGGCTCCATCGCCGAATGGCTCTGGCTCGGCGTCGTATAGGTCGCGTCGAACTGCATCTCGGCCTTGGCGAAGGCCTTGTCGAAGTCGCCGCGCGTGACGGTCGAGGGCATGGCGCCGGAGCCCTTGGGCGGCTCGTAGGCCTTGCCCTGTTCGGCAGCGAGATCGAACACGCCTTCGGTCTTCTCGTACTCGATCTCCACCAATCGCGCCGCGTCGCGCGCGATCTCGAAACTGGTTGCCACGACGAGGCAGATCGGCTGACCGTAATGGACGACCGCCCCCTTGATCGGGGCCGGCATCGGGTCGCTCGCGTCGGCCGAGGCGCGGGGTCCGCCGTCCTCGTAGATTACGTCGAGCACGCCCGCCTTGGCGAGCGCGGCCATCACGTCCACCCGCTTGATGCGGGCCGCGCCGGTGCCGGCGGTGACGAGATGCCCGTAGGCGACATTCGCCCCGTGCATGGTCTCATAGGCGTAGCGTGCTTGGCCCGAGACCTTGAGCGGGCCTTCGAACCGGTCGATGCCCTTGCCGATGACGTTCTGCACGCCCGCGTCGAGCCGGGTCTCGCCGACCGGCTCGTTCATCTTCAGATTGAACGTATCCATCAGCTTTGGTCCCTCGTCGCTTCGTGCAGGACGGCCGGCAAGGTGCGGCGCGTCAGCTCCAGCTTGAAATCATTGTCGCCGAAGCCCTTGGCCTCGCGCAGCAGAATGTCGGCGGCCTTGGCGAATAGCGCGTCGCTCGGGGCCTGCCCCTTCAGGGCGTCTTCCACCGCCGCGTCGCGCCAGGGCACGGTGCCAAGCCCACCGAAGGCAAGCCGCGCCTCGGCGATCTTGCCACCTTCCAACCGCACCACGGCGGCGACGGAGACCAGCGCGAAGGCGTAGGACGCTCGATCGCGCACCTTGCGATAAAGATGCGTGCCCTCGATCGGCTTGGGCAGGCGCACGGCTGTGATGAGTTCGCCCGCTTCCAGACTGGTCTCGATCTGGGGCGTGCCGCCCGGCAGGCGGTGCAGCTCGGCGATCGGGATCTCGCGCGTCGAGCCATCGGCCTTCACCGTTTCCACCACTGCGTCCAGCGCCCGCATGGCCACCGCCATATCGGACGGGTGGGTGGCGATGCAGGCCTCGGACGTGCCGAGAACGGCGAGGATGCGATTGAAGCCCTCGCGTCCGTCGCAGCCCGAACCCGGCTCGCGCTTGTTGCAGCGGCTGGTGGTCTCGTAGAAATAGCCGCAACGCGTGCGCTGCAGGAGATTGCCGCCGGTGGTGGCCTTGTTGCGCAGCTGGCCGGAGGCTCCAGCCAGGAGCGCGCGGGAGAGAACGGCGTAGTCGCGACGCACCCGCTCGTCGGCGGCCAGATCGCTGTTGGTGACGAGCGCGCCGATGCGAAGGCCGCCGTCCACCTCCTCGATCGTCTTCAGCGACAGCCGGCTGATGTCGACGAGCTTCGTCGGCACCTCCACCTGCAGCTTCATCAGGTCGAGAAGATTGGTGCCGCCGGCGATGAACTTGGTGCTGGCTTCGGCCGCGACATGGGCCGCCTCGTTCGGGCTGCTGGCCCTGACGTAATCGAACTGCCTCATGCCGCGCCCTTTCCGTTGGCCGAGCGGATCGCGTCGACGATGTTGGGATAGGCCGAGCAGCGGCAGATATTGCCGCTCATGCGCTCCGAGATCTCGGCGTCGCTCAGCTCGACCTTGCCGTCTAGCGCGTCGGAGACATGGCTCGGCCAGTTCTCCTTCGCCTCGCCCAGCATGCCGACCGCCGAGACGATCTGGCCCGGCGTGCAGTAGCCGCACTGGTAGCCGTCATGATGGAGAAAACTCTCCTGCATGGGATGCAGGTGGCCGGGAGCGCCCAGGCCCTCGATCGTGGTGATGGCGTCGCCCTCGTGCATGATGGCGAGCGTCAGGCAGGAGTTGATCCGTCGGCCGTTCACCAGAATGGTGCAGGCGCCGCACTGGCCGTGGTCGCAGCCCTTTTTCGTGCCCGTGAGTTCCAGATGCTCGCGCAAGGCGTCGAGCAGGGACGTGCGGGGGTCGAGATCCAACTCGTGGTCGGCTCCGTTGACGTTCAGTCGCATGACCGATGCCGCTCCTTGTAACGTTTCCAGATTGGACAACGCAGCTAGAGCGGGTTGGGTGCATGAAAATCGCCGCGCGCGATTTTACGCAGAGGCAATGAATAGCCGGGCGTGGAACGGATTGCTGGCCTGGGGAGCTAAAAGTCCGGTGGATCGCCTCAGCTCTCGTCGATGTCGGGCAGCGAGCGCCCGCTCGGCAGGGCAAGGCGGCCGCCGGTCATCGGTTCGGGAACGCCGGTCGTGGTGGGATAGCTGATCGGCAGGCCGCGCAGCGAGCGCACGGCGAGATAGGCGAAGCATTCCGCTTCCACCGTGTCGCCGCGCAGGCCGAGCGCATCGGCGTCCTCCACCTCGACGCGCGCCCGCCGGGCGATCTCACGCATCAGGACCGGGTTGCGCCGCCCGCCGCCTGCGACCACGATCCGGGTCGGACGACGCGGCAGGAGGTCGAGCGCCCGCCCGACCATGCCCGCCGTCACCGCCGTCAGAAGCGCCGCGCCGTCCTCGGTCGAGAGCCCTTCGGCCATGTTGGCGGAAAAATCGTTGCGGTCGAGCGATTTGGGATAGGGCCGCACGCAATAGGGATTGGCCAGAAGCTGTTCCAGCCGCGCCTCGTCCACATGGCCCTTGGCCGCGAACTGACCGTCGCGGTCCATCTCGGCGCCCATGCGCCGGCCCATCCAGTCGTTCAGCGGCGCGTTGGCCGGGCCGGTGTCGAAGGCCTGCATCGTGCCGTCGTCGGCCACCCAGGTGACGTTGGCGACGCCGCCGAGATTGAGAAAGGCCGTCTCCTCGCCGGCGCCGATGCGACGCAGAAGCGCGCGGTGATAGAGCGGGGCCAGCGGCGCCCCCTGCCCGCCCGCCGCCACGTCGGCCGAGCGGAAATCGTAGACCACGGGAATGCCGAGCTTCTGCGCCATCAGCTCGCCGTCGCCGAGCTGGCGCGTCGCGCCCAGCCGCTCCGGGCTCCGCGCCCGGTGCAGCACCGTCTGCCCGTGAAAGCCGACGACGCCGATATCGCCGGCCGACACGCCCTCGTCTTCCATGAGGGAGGCGACAGCCTCGGCTTGCGCCAGGGTCAAGGCGCGTTCGGCCTCGCCGAAGATCTCGGGCTCGGCGCCCTTGAAGCCCCATTCGGCGGCCTCGGCCAGCGTTTCCTTCAGAAGCGGCCGGATGTCGCGCCGATAGGGCGCGAGCAGGGTCGGGCCGAATTCCTCGATCGTCTCGCCGTCCGTGCGCAGCATGGCGATGTCGACATTGCCGTCCAGCACCGTTCCGGTCATCAGACCGATCGCCCAGATCGCCATGCTTGCTCCCCGTATCGAATCGTCTTCGAGTTTGTTTCGGCTATCGCACGACAGGGTTCGCGCCAGGCTGACCATCCGGTCAAGCCCAGCGCAATGCCCCGGGTGGACGGGCGCCGTCAACTCACGGGCGCGCGATCCGTCACTCGGCGCCAGAGCGAACCGTCGCTGAAGGCGAGAACCGCGCCACCGGCCTCGTCCGACACATAGACGATCTGTCCCGAACCGCCAGCGGGGGACGGAAGCGCGTTCCTGGCATAGCTCGCAACGCGCACCGGGCCGCCGACATCCAGCGCACAGACCGGCGCTTCGGCCCGGCCGAGCGCGACGCGCCCGTTGGCCGCCGAGATGCGCAGGGCGTCGCGAAAGGCCGAACCATCCGCCGAGACGCGAATGGTCAGATCGTCGCTGCCGGCCAAGCCGATCTCGGCCCGGCCCGAGAAGTCGGACTGGAACAGGACGGAGGCGGTGCGCGCCGTTCCCGCCTTGTTGATGACCTTGCGCGCGTCGCCGCTGCCGGGCGTGCGCGCGTCGTGCGTTAGCAGTTCGCTGTCGGCCGCGACCGTCAGCCGGTTGGCGTCGGACGGATCGGCGTTCACCGCGAAGCGATCTGCTTGCTTTGGGCGAAACGGCCGGTCCGTCCAACTCGCGCCGTCGAACAGGAGAAACGCGCCGGTGTCGGCGACATAGGCGATCTGACCCGCGACGGGAGCCATCTCGACAAAGGCGCCATCCTCGAACAGAGCGAGCGCGCCGGTCTTCATCGCGCTCCAGCGAGCGCCAGTGGCGGAGGGCGGCAGGATGTAGAGATCGCCCGCGCGCGCTGCGGCCGGCTCGCTCACCGTGCTGGCCGAGACGACGGCCGTCTGCACGATGGCGTCGAGACGACGCATCGCGTCGTTGACCGTGAGATGCTTCTGCGCCTGCTGCGGCAGCACGAAGGGCAGATCGAGGCGAGGCGAGCGGGACATAGGCGGCGCTTTCCGTTCGGGTTGAGGAATGCGCCGAGCGTAGGAGCACCGCACCAGGGCGGGGAAAGATCGGGGATAGATCGGGGATAAACGTCGCCGCCCTCCCCGGTCCTCAGCGCTGGTCGGCCTCCTCCACGATCTGTACGGCGTCCGGCGCGCCGGAGGCGGAAGCCGCGCCCCGCGCCGTGGTGGCGACGCTCAGCCGCTGCTCGCGCAGGAAGATGAAGACGCCGGATGCCGTGATGATCGCAGCGCCCGCCAGCAGCGAAACGCTCGGCGTCTCCCCGAACAGCACCACGCCGAACAGGATCGCCCAGACGATCAGCGTGTACTGGTAGGGCACCACGACGGAGGCAGGCGCAATCAGCAGCGAGCGGTTGACGCAGCTATGGGCGATCATCGACACGACGCCGAGCAGGCAGAGAAAACCGAGATCGAAGGTGCTCGGATTGACCCAGCCGACCGGCGCCAGAATGGCGCCGCCGATCAGCGCCGCCGTGGTCTGCCAAGCGATCAGCGTCACCTCCCCGCTCTTGGCGAGAATGCGCGTCGAGATCATCAAAAGCGCATAGCACAAGCTGCCCGCCACCGCGATCATCGCCGGCCAGCCGGCGCTGGCGAGATCGGGGCCCAGCGCCACGAGAACGCCGACGAAGCCGCAGAGAACCGCGCTCCAGCGCACCCAGCCGACGCGCTCTTTCAAGATAAGCGCCGAGAGCGCGGTCACATAGATTGGCCCCGCGAGATAGAAGGTCATGACATTGGCGAGCGGAAGGTAGCTCAAGGCCCAGTAGAAGAAGCCGACTTCCAGCGTCGAGCCCAGGGCCCGCAGCAGTTGAAGGCGTGGGCGATGCGGCCGGAGCACCCGCCCCCAGCCCTCGCGATGGACGAAGGGCGCGACCACCAAGAGCGCCGCGATGCTGCGCAGAAGCAGAACCTGACCGACCGTATAGGTGCTGACCAGCCATTTCCCCATCGCGTCGTTCACCGCGAAGAGAAACACGCCGAGCAGCATGAAGCCGACGCCCAGAACGGCGCTGGAAGAGGTCCGGGAAGGGAGCGACTGGCTGGTCATGGAGGGCGATCCGCGCGGGTCATGCCTCGGAAACAGGCACGACCAGCGCGTATACCGACCCCAACGCCGATCCAAGCGAAATTGGCGCCCAGGCACGACCTGACTTTCGTAACCGGCCATCTTATCCCGCCACTCCCTCAGGCAGGAGCTGAGAGTCTGTTCGGAAATTCGGCGGCGGAGGCCCGGCGAGGGATTTTTGGGTGTCGCGAGGCGCCAACCGCAGTCGATGCGCTGGCGCATCGGCAAGGATTGGCAACGGTCCATGCGGACGGGCGAAACATCTGCCGCGCCCGCGCGGCTCTGATGCGTTTGCGCAGCACTGCCGCGCTTGCGCGGCATGTCTCGCCCTGGGGTGACGGCGAAAAAGAACCGTCGGACCGGCCCGACCGAGTTTCCAAACAGGCTCTAAGCTCAGCCCGGCGCACCGGTTCGAAAGGCCCGGCTGAGAAAGCGCGAGCCGGCATGGCCGAAACGCCAGGGCTGCTCGACACCCTTGGTGATGCCGATGCGCGGGCCGGCTGAAAGCACGAAGGGCCCGCTTGGCGCTGTCATCGAGAACGGGGCGGCGAGGAGATCGGCGCCATCGTGGGAGCGATCCACGCCCAGCGCCTCGGCCAGTCGCCCGGGGCCGGCGCAGAGCAGCCTTGGGGCGGCGGTTCGCCGTCGCGCCGCCATCACCTCCAGCCCGGCATTGGGCTCCAGCGCGCGGATCAGAACCGCGCTGCCGGGCTCGCCCGCGTCGCAGACGATGTTGAGGCACCAGTGGATGCCGTAGGAGCGATAGACGTAGGCGCGCCCCACTGCGCCGAACATGGCGCGGTTGCGCTCCGTCGCCCCGCGAAAGCTGTGCGAGGCCGGATCGTCCCGCCGATAGGCTTCGGTCTCCACGATGAGGCCGCCGACGCCGTCGAGATAAAGCCCCGCCCCGATCAGCCGCTGCGCCAGCGTCACCGCGTCGAGCCCGAACCAGTCGGCCGGAAAGGGGGAAGCGGAGCCAAGAGGTGGGATCATGAAGCAACCGGGAGAATACGGGAGGGAGGGTTCGAGCGGGAACGGCGCGGGCGCCCTTCCCTTCTCGCCGGCTTTCGTCTCCCGATTCAACCCGTTTCCCGCGCCGAGGGAGAGGGCAGCTCTTGACAGAGGCCGTTCGCCCTTCGTATATCGCGCCCATGCTCGCTACGCCGCAAGGCGACGGGCTCTTTCGAGTTTGGACTAGCGCCGCTCGAAAGTCGGTGGCCTCGAAGCCGCCCGTTTTGGAATGGCAGTGTAGCTCAGCCGGTTAGAGCGTCGGATTCATAACCCGAAGGTCGGTGGTTCAAGTCCACCCACCGCCACCACCAAACCTTCTCCGACATCCTCTCTCGCTTGCCTTATCCTCGCGCCGGATCGCCGTTGCGAAAGCCGTTCGGCCTCTGGCCTTATCGGCTAGCGGCGGTCATTAGAGACACATCCGACTCGGCGTGTCCTTTGCCGCATCGGGCGTGACGAGAAGCGCATGGGGACCTTGACGATGACAATGCGAATCGCCGTGATCGGCTGTGGGCAATGGGGACAGAACCATGTCCGCACCCTGAAGGAGATCGGCGCGCTGGCCGCGATTTCGGACGGGAACGCCGAGCGCGCCGCTGGCCTGTCGCAGCGGTTCGAGATCCCCGCTCGCTCCGTGGAGGAAGTTCTGGCCGACCCCGCGATCCACGGCGTCGTCCTCGCCTTGCCGCCCCGCCTTCATGGGCCGACCGCCCGCGCCGCTTTCCGCGCCGGCAAGGATGTCCTGATCGAGAAGCCG
Protein-coding regions in this window:
- a CDS encoding winged helix-turn-helix domain-containing protein, with protein sequence MDDPTQPKPSHASPITRLRFVFGEKRILGPGRVDLLEGIGATGSIAAAGRRMGMSYKRAWTLVEELNATFDAPLVEMHRGGAGHGGAQLTPLGLEITERYRRMQAASDGAIAADLEELVSRLRQGGETAD
- a CDS encoding RibD family protein, translated to MKPHIVCLMMTSVDGRVLTEGWAIDAPSDIFESAHDELKGDAWLVGRVTMEEDFDAGGEWERGLATGPIERTNWYAKPDAGQFAIALDHAGKLNWKRNEIDGEHFVAILAEDVPDDYLAFLRKQGVSYVFGGAGEIDFAKVMDTLARDLGIKRLLLEGGGGVNGSVLNAGLVDEIVQFVLPLTDGRPDAPSLFDIRPDWRGSRKLTLLSCEADEKGIVKLHYRVENR
- a CDS encoding NAD(P)-dependent alcohol dehydrogenase, whose protein sequence is MTPSYGFACTEAGAPMKPWSFERRDLREDDVRIEITHCGVCHSDIHQARNDWGWASYPLVPGHEIVGRVAEIGSAVSGYKVGDKVGVGCMVDSCQECPSCADGLEQYCENGMTQTYADKDRRDGQTTYGGYSDQIIVRDKFVLRMPESIDLAAAAPLLCAGITTYSPLKHAGVGKGHKLAVVGLGGLGHMGIKFGVALGAEVTLFTRSPAKEAEARALGVTNVILSTDEAQMQAAAGTFDFILDTVPVPHDLNPYISTLKRDGTHIIVGVIGPLDPPVSGVNLILGRKSVIGSLIGGIAETQEMLDFCAEHGIACDIETIKIAEINEAFDRTVKGDVHYRFVIDMASLAETKQAA
- a CDS encoding ribokinase, which produces MIVVFGSLNVDLVCRVESIPKPGETVLAPRYERMAGGKGANQATAAARAGAETLFVGAVGRDAFGEEEAETLKSEGIDTSALARVSEATGCAFITVASDGENAITVASGANRLAEASHLAPVWASSPSALVLQMELPFEETLIAAREARERGVRVLLNLAPVPAGVDSASLRALLATSDVLIVNEHELAETAEILSVTGTDADDLADRLAAETKLTVLATLGGDGALLAGGDGTTERFRAPRIEPVDTTGAGDTLCGVVAAGLDAGLSLGQATERAVAAASLACLSFGARSAMPKTEAIDSFLAKGHA
- a CDS encoding sugar kinase encodes the protein MSARRPRIAFLGECMIELYHRPGDEPGTMRRTVGGDTLNAAVYCRRALGDTGAAEVHYVTRVGDDPFGLDIPSFIESEGVEAGHVEIAKGETTGLYAISRDEKGERSFSYWRSTSAARRLFAQGRDETLEAELEGFDGLVYSGISLAILAPESRERLLALAGRMKAAGRIVAFDGNYRPRLWASKDEAAETIARAHANASLSLPGLDDEQALYGDADARGAVGRLLSLGATSAIVKSGGEPALLGDASGLREIAGVSAPAIVDTTSAGDSFNGATLAALLSGGTLERAAEAGHRMASTVIGEYGAIVSRETTWWADGPLATATA
- a CDS encoding xanthine dehydrogenase family protein molybdopterin-binding subunit; its protein translation is MDTFNLKMNEPVGETRLDAGVQNVIGKGIDRFEGPLKVSGQARYAYETMHGANVAYGHLVTAGTGAARIKRVDVMAALAKAGVLDVIYEDGGPRASADASDPMPAPIKGAVVHYGQPICLVVATSFEIARDAARLVEIEYEKTEGVFDLAAEQGKAYEPPKGSGAMPSTVTRGDFDKAFAKAEMQFDATYTTPSQSHSAMEPHAAVADWKDDELTLYGCYQLVSTNVSQLAKALGISASKVHMVNRYIGGGFGGKLGIGPESVFAALASRRLGRPVKVALTRQQVYQATSRRSDTIQRVRLGTDKSGRIQAIAHDTITSNSEGDEFFEPAGISTVFLYAGENRQITHRKVNLNLLLSSSMRAPGEAVGMLALENAMDEMAEQLGLDPVEFRKRNEPEVDPQDGLPFSSRMLVECMDEGARRFGWKGRRAKPGTRREGEWLIGMGMAAASRLNQLQQASARVTLLGSGRATVETDMTDIGTGTYTILQQIAAEMLGLPHENVDVMLGDSRLPQAPGSGGSWGANSSGSAVYTACEGIVEALAKKLGVKPDEMTLKDATVIAGNRQTPLSQVLSDGPIVMTGNFKPGKTAQNTHQASYGAHFCEVGVNAVTGEVRVRRMMTVGTAGRILNEKTATSQCYGGQIFGIGAALTEELVVDVRSGLLVNHDLAEYHVPVNADIPQLEVVLLPERDRAASPLAGKGIGELAICGVGAAVTNAIYNACGVRVRDYPMTLDKILAGLPANGHRIAAE